CGCTTTCTGTTTGATGTCCGCAGGACTATCGCCAACCTAATGAGCGATCAGTACTACGGCACGTTTCAGCAGCTCTGCCACGCCAACGGGATGACCTTTATGGCTCAGGCGCCGGGCAATGCAACCTGTATGCCCAGTGATAATATCCGGGCCAAAGGGCGAACGGACATTCCAATGGCGGAATTCTGGATGCCCGAGAAGGAGGGGAGCATCGAATGCAAAGAGGCATCTAGTTCGGCGCACATCTACGGCAAAAGCACTGTCGCCGCCGAATCATTCACCGGCAGTAAGGCCGACGTGACCCTAGCCCAAATGAAGCCGCTGGCCGACGCGGCGCTGGCGCAGGGCATCAATCGGTTTGTGGTGCTCGCCTACATGCACCAGCCGTGGGATGAGCGCAAACCGGGCGTAACCGAAGACCGGTTTTACCTGCCTTACCAGCGCCACAATACCTGGTGGCAGGAGAGTACGGGCTTTTGGAATACCCTAGCTCGGTCTTCGCAAATGATGCAAACCGGAAAGCCGGTCATTGATATTCTGTATCATCTCGGGAATGACACTCCCCTAAAAATCGCCACGGCCCGCATGCGGCCCGTACCCCCAGTCGGCTACGATTATGACGTTTGCAGCGACGAAATCTTGCTGAGAACGACCGTTAAAAATGGTCGTATTCAGTTACCTAGTGGCATGACCTACCGCCTGCTTATACTGGCCGGCGGAAAACAGCTGACCCTAGCAAGCCTGCGCCACATCCACGATCTGGTTAAGCAGGGAGCCACCATTCTAGGCCAAGCCAAAGTCAACGGCTCCTCCTCACTTGCGGACGGCAAAGCGGCTGATTTGCAAGTTCGTACCATCACGAATACGTTATGGGGCGCTGGAAATGCCAAAAATGGCCAGACCAATCTTGGCGCCGGCAGATTTATCTGGGGCGTTTCCCCCGCGGAGGCACTAAAGCGCATGCAGGTACTCCCCGATTTCGAGGTGGCGTCTTCTGCGCATGCGGACAGTATTTTGTTTAATCACCGCAAGGCGGGGCAGGACGAAATCTACTTTATCGTCAATCACGCGCAGCAACCCCTCGCCTTTGAGGGTGTTTTCCGGACGGAGAATCTACATCCTCAGCTCTGGAACCCAGAAGACGGTGCTATGGTGGGAGTAAAGCACTACCAGGAAGCAAAAGGGCAAACCACCATTCCGCTACGGTTGGAGTCACACGAATCGGTGTTTGTAGTATTCAGAACCAAAGCAGTACCGGCAGTGGAGCAACCTAGGTTAGTGGAAGCCCTTCCAGTTTGGAAAGATCTTTCCTCAGATTGGCTGCTACGCTTTACACCAGGCTTAGGCGCTCCGAAAGAGGTAAGCTTAAGCAAATTAACATCGTGGACAAGCGCTGCTGATTCGGGCGTACGACACTATGCCGGCACCGCCACATACAGCCGAAAATTCGAGGTAACAAGCAAGCCTCCTGGGCGGATTATGCTCGACCTAGGTTCTGTAAAGGAAGTAGCCACCATAAAGGTGAATGGCGTTCCTTGTGCGCCAATCTGGAAAAAGCCTTATGCAGTTGATATTACCGAGATGATCAAACAAGGTAATAACGACTTAGAGGTAGCAGTTACCAACACCTGGGCTAACCGCCTAATTGGCGACGCCGGCCTCCCTCTAGATAAGCGCATTTCATGGGCAACCTTTAATCCCTACAACCCAGAAGATCCCTTGATAGCATCTGGGTTATTAGGGCCAGTGGTCTTGAAAACTGAATAGAATAGGAGCTAGTAATCTAGGTCAGCCGCACCGAATCAGAATACATTTTCATTTGTCAGGAGCGACACAGCGCGCGGAGCGTCACTTAATAAATCACGCAAGCATGACGCAGATCCTGAAGCATCACGCTGTAGCAGCTGTATTTCACAAGCCTTGTGGTAGCGTGTATCAATCAGCGTGGTAAGCGGTAATATGAACAGTAACATGCAGAGTAATAGAAAGTGGCAGTGGCTGGTGGTAAGCGTCTTATTGAGCACGTTGAACGTAGCCTTCTGCCATTCGGCAAGTGCCAAACCAAAGCCAGCGCCTTTGAAGCTGTGGTATACCAAACCCGCCGCGAACTGGAACGAAGCCCTGCCTATCGGCAACGGCCGCTTGGCCGCTATGGTCTTTGGGCAGCCCGGCCGGGAGCGGCTGCAACTCAACGAGGAAACCGTGTGGGCCGGCGAGCCGGGCAATAACGTGGTGCCGAGCGTGTACGAAGGCATTCAAGGCATTCGCAAGCTGCTCTTTGAGGGGAAGTACAAGGAAGCCCAAGACCTGTCGAACCAGACCTTTCCGCGGAAAGTAGCGCCCAATAACAACTACGGCATGCCCTACCAAACGGTGGGCAACCTGCTGCTGACTTTCCCCGGCCACGAAGCCGCTACCAACTACTACCGCGACCTAGATATTCAACAAGCGGTAACCAAGGTAATCTATCAAGTGCAAGGCGTGACCTACACCCGCGAGATGTTCGCCTCGCTACCCGACCAGGTCATCGTGGTGCGCTTGACAGCTAGCAAGCCAGGTAGTATCACCTGCCAGATCGGCATGAACAGCCCGCAGCTTAACTATGGTGTGAAGACGGAGCCCTCGAAGCTGGTGCTAGCGGGCGTCAGCGGCGGCAATGACAACAAGGTCGGCAAGGTCAAGTTTCAGGCGCACATCGTGCCGAAAGTGGAAGGCGGCACCGTAACCTCGACCGACAGCACCCTGCAAATAACCGGTGCCAACGCGGCAACGGTCTACATTTCGATGGGCACGAACTTCAAGAGCTACAAAGACCTGAGCGGCGACGAGGCCATCAAAGCGGCTTCGTACCTGCCGACGGCCCTAGCTCATGCGTACCCAGCCGCCAAAGCCGCCCACGTAGCTAGCTACCGGCGCTACTTCGACCGGGTGAGCCTCAGCCTAGGCAGCTCCGATGCAGTGAATAAGCCTACCGATGCGCGCCTCGCGGATTTTGCCAAAGGAAACGATCCGGCCCTGGCTGCCATGTACTTCCAATACGGGCGCTACTTGCTGATTTGCAGCTCCCAACCCGGTACCCAAGCCGCCAACTTACAGGGCAAGTGGAACGACAAGCTAGCTCCGCCCTGGGACAGCAAGTACACGGTAAACATCAACACCGAAATGAACTACTGGCCGGCCGAGGTGACGAATCTGTCGGAGCTGCACCAGCCGCTGTTCGCCATGCTCAAGGACCTAGCGGAGACGGGCAAAGAAAGTGCCTCGGTCGTCTACCACGCGCGCGGCTGGAACATGCACCATAACACCGACTTGTGGCGCATCACCGGCAACGTCGATGGTGGCTTCTACGGCATGTGGCCCATGGGCGGCGCGTGGCTCACCCAGCATATCTGGCAGCATTACTTGTACACCGGCGACCAAGCTTTTCTGCGGGAGTACTACCCCGTGCTGAAAGGGGCGGCCCTGTTTTATGTGGATGCCTTGCAGGAAGAACCTAGCCATAAGTGGCTGGTGATGGCGCCTTCGATGTCGCCGGAGAATACCTACGAGCCGAGCGTGGGCATCACGGCGGGTACGACTATGGACAACCAGCTGGTGTTTGATGTATTCTCCAATGCCCTGCGCGCTGCGGCTGTCCTGAACACGGACAAGCCTTTTGCTGATACGCTCCAAAACATGATCAAACGCCTGCCGCCCATGCAGATTGGTCAGTACGGGCAGCTGCAGGAGTGGCTGCAAGACTGGGACGACCCCAAGAGCACGCACCGGCACATCTCACACCTATACGGCCTGTTTCCAAGCGGACAGATTTCGCCCTACCGCACGCCGGAGCTGTTTGAAGCGGCCCGCGTGACGCTCGCCCAGCGCGGCGACGTATCCACGGGTTGGTCGATGGGGTGGAAGGTGAACTTCTGGGCCCGTATGCTCGACGGCAACCACGCCTACAAGCTGCTCACCAATCAATTGCGTCTGCTCTCGGGCGACCTGGTAAAGGTGAGCGAAGCCACTGGCGGCGGTACCTACCCGAACCTCTTGGACGCGCACCCACCGTTTCAGATCGACGGCAACTTTGGCTGCACTTCGGGCCTAACGGAGCTATTCGTGCAGAGCTACGACGGCGCTATCGACATTTTACCCGCGCTGCCGGATGCTTGGCCTACGGGCGAAGTGAAAGGCCTGGTGGCGCGTGGTGGCTACGTGGTGGACCTAGCCTGGGACAAGGGCAAGGTCACGCGCCTACAGATTACCTCTAAGCTAGGTGGCAACTGCCGCCTGCGCCTGCACTCGCCCCTGAAAGCCAGCAGTAAAGCCAGGCTGACCGTGGCGCAGGGCGACAATCCCAATCCCTTTTACCAACTGGTAGTGCCCGTGCAAGCACCGCTTATTTCAGCTAAAGCCAGCCCTCAAAAGCCTCAACTCCCGACTTCAACGCTCTACGATATGGCTACCCAAGCCGGACAGACCTATGAACTGACCAACAAGTAAGCGTGGTGAGCCTAGCTACGGTGCTGTGTGCCAGCACTAGTAGTTGCAGGAATCCACCATTGCTGACATTTTTTCTCACATGCAATACCCATTAAAATCCCCACACTATGAGAAGAAAACTACTAGTACCCATGAGGCTAACGCCCGCTCGCCCCACGGGAGCTTGGCGAAACCTCGCTTGCGCATCAGTGCTTCCGCTGTTTCTGGTGGCCACTTGCCCGGCGACCTCACTAGCACGTGGTAACCACGAAGCAACCAGAAAATCGACAGCAGAAGAGGCTGCCCAGCCGTTGGCCGACCGGGTAATAACCGGGTTTGTGACCGACGAGAAAAATGAGCCGTTGCCTGGCGTGACCGTCGTGGTAAAAGGCACCACGCAGGGCTCGACAACGGACGTCGCCGGCAAGTTCCAGGTGACGGTGCCCGAAACCGGTGAGGTGGTACTCTCTTTCTCCTACATTGGGTACAAAAGCCAGGAAGTAGTCGTCGGTAATCGAAAAACGATTACGCTAGCCCTAGCTCCCTCCACCAATGCCGTCGACGAGGTCGTGGTAATCGGCTACGGGGCCGTGCGCAAGAAGGACCTGACCGGGGCAGTATCCCAGCTCAAGGGCGAGGAGCTGAAGGAAATTCCGGCTGCCAACGTGCTAGAAGCCGCCCAGGGCAAAATTGCGGGGGCTGATATTACCCGCAGCAGCGGCCAGACGGGGGCAGCCGTTAACATTAACATCCGCGGCAACCGCTCGATTGGGGGCAATAACTCGCCGCTGATTATTGTGGATGGCATTCAGTACAACAGCCTGCAAGACATCAACGCCAACGACATCGAGACGATGGACGTGCTGAAAGATGCCTCGTCGACTGCCATTTATGGCTCGCGCGGTTCGAACGGCGTCATTCTGATTACCACCAAAAAGGGCAAGTCGAGCAAGCCGGAAATCTCCTTTAACACCTACGCGGGCGTTTCGCAGGTCACGATGTACCCGAAGGCCATGGACCTTTACGGCTACCGCGACCTGAAGCGCGAGGCCTGGCGCGCCGCCGGCGTGTGGAAGAGCCCAACCGACGACCCGGCTATTTTTACCAACGGGGCCGAGTACCAAGCCTTGCAGGACGGGGTGTGGACGGATTATCAGGATAAGCTCATTCACCATGGCTTACAGCAAGACTATCAGGTGGGCGTGCGGGCCGGTACCGACCGCCTAAAGGGGTACGTCTCCGTCGACTACTTCAACGAGAAGGGCATCCTGAAAATGGATGAACTCAAGCGTTACACCGGCCGCCTCAACGTCGACTTCATCGCTACCGACTGGCTGAAGGTGGGCCTGCAAAGCCAGCTGACGTACTACGACCAGGGTGTGCGGCGCGACCCGCTGAACCAGGCTAATAAAATCAGCCCCCTAGGTTCGCTCTACGACGCCAACGGCAACTTTAACTTCATCATGCTGGACGGCCAAACCGCCAGTCCGCTCTCCGACGAACAGCCGAACGTGTTTAAAGGCCAGGTACTGACGACCCGGACGCTGACCAACGGCTACGTGGAGCTGACGCCCGTGAAGGGCCTTATGATTCGCAGCACGCTAGGGGTCAACTTGTCGTCGGCACGCGACGGGGCCTATATGTCGCCCAAGTCGATTGACCGGTCGCTCTCGGGCAAGTCGCTGGCTACCTACAACACCAGCAACAGCCGTGGCATCAACTGGGAGAACGTGGCGACCTATCAGCGGGAGTTTGGCCAGCATGCCTTCACTGTGACGGGTATTGCCAGTTACCTAGGCAATAGGGCAGACAGCGCGGCGGCATCGGGTGTCAATCAGCTGCTGCCTTCGCAGCTCTTCTACTCGCTGGGCAGCGCCACCGAAGAAATCAAGATTAGATCAGCTTATTCGCAGAACAACCTGGTATCATTTGCGGGGCGCCTCAACTACGCTTTCCGCGACCGGTATTTGCTGACGGTGACGGCTCGCAAAGACGGCTCGTCGAAGCTAGCAGTGGGCAACAAATGGACGTTCTTTCCGTCGGCGGCCCTGGCCTGGCGTATTGTGGATGAACCGTTTATGCAGGGCATCAAAGGCCTGACCGACCTGAAGCTGCGCACCAGCTACGGTGTGGCCGGCAACGACCCCTCTGGACCCTACGCCACCCAGACCACGCTCACACGCATTGCCTTTGGCTACGACGAGGTGTCGTACCCGGCTTACACGTTTTCGCGTAGCGTAGGTAACCCAGACCTAGGGTGGGAGCTTTCCTACACCAAGGACATCGGCTTGGACGTAGGCATCTTCAATGGCCGCCTAGCGGGGTCGATAGACTACTACGACACCCGTACCCGCGACCTGCTGCTGAACCGGGGCCTGCCCCCCACGACGGGCGTAACCACGGTGAAGCAGAACATCGGCCGCACGCGCAACCGGGGCTTGGAAGTCTCGCTGACCAGCACCAACATCAAGGCCAAGGACCTGACCTGGACCAGCACGCTCACCTTCACGCGCAACAAAGAGGAGATTACCGAACTCGTAACCAATGGCAACGACGTGGGCAATGGCTGGTTTATCGGCCAGCCCATTCGCGTGTACTACGACTACGAGAAGCTAGGTATCTGGCAAACCAACGAAGCCGACCAGGCCGCCAAAATCCAGCCCACCCAGGTGCCGGGCGAAATCAAGGTAAAGGACCAGAATGGCGACGGTAAGATTGACGCTATCAACGACCGGATTATCCTGGGCAACCCGCGCCCGAAGTGGAGCGGCGGCCTTGATAACACGTTGCGTTACAAGGGCTTTGATCTGAACTTCTTTATCTACGCCCGTATCGGCCAGATGATTAACTCCGACCGCTCGGCGCGCTTCGACTACCAGGGCATCGGCAACAGCACGGCCGGCCTCGACTATTGGACGCCCGAAAACCCGACCAATGCCTACCCACGTCCTAACAAGAACGGGGGCGGAAAATACCTCTCGACACTAGCTTACCAGAACGGCTCGTTTGGCCGCATCCGCAACGTCACGCTCGGATACAACTTCTCTAAGACGTTGCTGCCGAAGGCGATTAGCGGAGTTCGGGTGTACGTAACGGGCAAGAACCTGTACACCTTCACCAAGCTGAACTATGACCCGGAGCGGGGCGGCGGCGAAAGCTTCCCCATGACCAAACTGTATGTCGTTGGCCTGAACGCCACATTCTAACTCTAGCATCCCATCCATCCCATGAAAGCTTTTTTCACCAAGAAGGGGGTGCTAACCCTCTCATTACTCGCGCTGTTTTCGTGCGATAAAACGCTCGAGGAATATAACCCAAGCGGGCTGACCGCCGACACCGTGTATACCACGCCCGAGGGCTTTGAAACCTTGGTCAATGCGGCGTATTCGTACCAGCGCTGGTGGTACGGCAAAGAGGAAGCCCACAACATTGCCGAAATGGGCACCGACATCTGGACCAGTGCCTCCGGCGACACCGACCGGGGTCTGAGCCAATACCTCAATCTGCAAGGCACCAATACGTACCTAGCTACCGAATGGCGCGAGCTATACGCGGCCGTAAACTTGTGCAACGGCGGCCTAGGTCGCATCGACAAAGCCGGTCTCTCGGCCACGTTGCGGCCCATTCGGGAGGGCGAGTTGCGGTTTCTGCGCGCCTTCTACTACTGGCACATCGTGGAAACCTGGGGCGGCGTGCACTTCACCACCGAGGAAACCAGCGGCGTCGTGTCGACCGCCAACCGCACGCCCGAAAGTACGTTTTACGACTTGATTATCTCGGACTTGCAAACGGCCGTTAACCAGCTGCCCGCCACCCAGCCGCAGTATGGCAAAGTGACCAAAGGCGCCGCGCAGGCCTTTCTGGCGCGCATCTACCTAACACGGGGCATGAACCAGGAAGCCCTAGCTATGGCTAAGGCGGTGCTCGCCAACACAGCCTACAAGCTGGAGCCTAACTACGCCGACCTGTGGAAGATGAGCAATCTGAAAACCAAAGAGGCCGTGTACGTGGTCGATTACTCGGCCAATCTAGCCCTCGACGACCTCGCCAACACCACGTTCAACCCCTACGGGCACAGCCGGGGCGGCAACAATACCCACCTGCTGTACATCATGAAGTACGATGACCGGCCCGGCATGGTGCGCGACATTCCGAACGGGCGACCCTTCAACCGCTACATGCCCACCCGCTTCCTGCTCGATTTGTACAGCACCAACGATGCTCGCTACGAAGGTTCCTTCAACGAGGTGTGGTATGCCAACTCCACCACCCGGCCAGCTGGCATGGCCCTGGGCGATACGGCCGTGTACTGCACCCGCCGGGAAGTTCCGGATGCGTATGAGGCCACCCGCAAGTACCAGACGGTGGACCGCAGCAAGATTTACAATGCCAACGGCACGGTGAAAGATGGCCTGCGCTATCCTAGCCTCACAAAGTTTATGGACCCCACCCGGCCCAGCTTAAACGAAGCGCAAAGTGCCCGCGACGTGTTCGTCATCCGACTGGCCGAAGTGTACCTGATTGCCGCCGAAGCGCAGATGAAGCTAGGTAATACGCAATCCGCCGCCGACTACGTGAACGTGCTGCGCACCCGCGCCGCCAAACCCGGCCGCGCCGCCGCCATGCAGGTGAACGCCTCGCAAATGACCCTGGATTTCATGTTGGATGAGCGCGCCCGTGAGTTGGCCGGTGAGCAGCTCCGCTGGTTCGACCTAAAGCGCACTGGCAAACTAGTGGACCGCATCAAACTCTATTCGCCGGATAATGCGGTAAATATTCAATCCTATCACTTGCTGCGGCCCATTCCGCAAACGCAGCTAGATGCCGTAACCAACAAAAGCGAGTTTACTCAAAACTCTGGTTATCAGTAGTATATTCGTTCTTTGCGTGGCTGCGCAAAGAACAAGCTGAGGGCTTGGAGAGTCAACATAACGCGAAGAAGGCGTGCATGCTATTTAAGCTAGGAATTCCTACAACGCTACAATAAGTACTGTTTCATTTCGCAGTAATTAGGGCCTCATAGCCTCACCGTAACTTGACCTGATAGGCGACACACGCCGCCTATCAGGTCATTGTGCGTCCTAGCTACTAGCTATGAATCGTTAGAACATTCTGACGGCTACCCGCCCGGCTCCATTGGATACTTAGCCTTTGGGTGAGCAAATGAACTCTTGTTAGGAGTACTTTCAATCAGGCTATTGACTTTCTGGAACTACTGCTCAAATATCCACACCTCCTAGAACGATTTTGTTTGATTCAGCGGCAATATCGATCCAGCAACTGTGCTTCGATGCCCTGCCAACGGGCGAAAGAGGCTAACAGCCGGAATACGGGCGTGAGTAGATTGCCTAATCCTGGCAGGCGCGTATCGCTCATGATAGCGCACACGGCTAGGTGCATGATACTTTTCGGTAGACCCTTCTCGTTGTAGAGACCGTCGGCTGCTAGGCCATAGAGTATTCGTAACGTGTTTTCGAATCCTTCGTGCCCTAGCAGCACGACGTTGCGGAAGGTGATGGGAGTGTCGCCGGGGTTGAAAAAACGATGCACCTCCCCGAGCTTGATGACGTAGGATTCGCCGGGAGTTAACAGGAGCTTGCGCTTCTTTTCGAGTTCAAGTCCCAGTGTTCCAGTTATGGCGGTAAAGGTTTCGGTGTAGGTGGTGTGGTAGTGCAACGCGTTGCCGCCGCCAGGCAGCATGGTAATTCCCAGTTCGCTTAGTTGCCCGGCCGTCTCGGCCGCTGTCTGTACAAAGGTGAGCGTGTCTTGCTGAATGGGATTGAAAATAGTACGCTTCATCAAGCTGAAAAAGAAGGAAAGAGAAAGGATGGAGCCGCCAGCAGGAGGGAGGGCTACAATTTGGTACCGGGCTGAAATGAGCCGTCGTCTACTGCCTTCAGGTATTTAATCAGGCCGGCCATGTAGGTTTGCTGGTCGTCGTAGAGGCTCATGTGGCTGCCGTTGGGGCAAATCAGGGAGTTGCCTTGCTTAACCTGCGTGGCAATCCAGGCCATGTGCTCGGGGTCCATGGTATCGTACTTGCCGCCGATGGAAAGCACGGGCATGGTGAGCCGGGCTAGGTCGCGGCTCCGGTCCCAGTGCGTCAGTTTGCCCGCCAGCCCAAATTCACTAGGTACCTGCATGGTCACATAAAGCGACTGATTGATTTTGCCCAGGGAACGGTTCAGCGGCTCGGGCCACAGGGCCAGGGGTAGGCGGCAGATATGCTGCTGGTAGAAATTAGGCAGCAGCAGCTCCATGTAGCGCGGGTTGGCAAAGTCCTTTTTCGCTTCCAGTTGGCGGATTTCGGCTAGCACTTCGGGCTTCATCTGCTTGGCCAGCACCTCATGAGCATACTTGCCGTAGGCCGGGCCGCTCATCATCATGTTGGAGATGATGAGGCCCTTGAGGTTCTGCTGGTACTTGAAAGCATACTCGGCCGCCAAGATGCCGCCCCAAGAGTGGCCGAGCAGGTAGAAGTTGTCGTTGGTCAGGTTGAGGGCTTTGCGCACCTGCTCCATCTCTTCCACGTAGCGCGGCAAGCTCCACATAGCCGTGTCCTTGGGATTATCGGAGTTGCCGCAGCCGAGCTGGTCGTAGTAGATGAACTCGATACCCTCGGCTGGCAAGAAGTTTTCCAGGCACTCGAAGTACTCGTGCGTGGCCCCGGGGCCGCCATTGAGTAGCAGCACCTTCATCTTGGGGTTGTTGCCA
This Hymenobacter sp. GOD-10R DNA region includes the following protein-coding sequences:
- a CDS encoding TonB-dependent receptor is translated as MRLTPARPTGAWRNLACASVLPLFLVATCPATSLARGNHEATRKSTAEEAAQPLADRVITGFVTDEKNEPLPGVTVVVKGTTQGSTTDVAGKFQVTVPETGEVVLSFSYIGYKSQEVVVGNRKTITLALAPSTNAVDEVVVIGYGAVRKKDLTGAVSQLKGEELKEIPAANVLEAAQGKIAGADITRSSGQTGAAVNINIRGNRSIGGNNSPLIIVDGIQYNSLQDINANDIETMDVLKDASSTAIYGSRGSNGVILITTKKGKSSKPEISFNTYAGVSQVTMYPKAMDLYGYRDLKREAWRAAGVWKSPTDDPAIFTNGAEYQALQDGVWTDYQDKLIHHGLQQDYQVGVRAGTDRLKGYVSVDYFNEKGILKMDELKRYTGRLNVDFIATDWLKVGLQSQLTYYDQGVRRDPLNQANKISPLGSLYDANGNFNFIMLDGQTASPLSDEQPNVFKGQVLTTRTLTNGYVELTPVKGLMIRSTLGVNLSSARDGAYMSPKSIDRSLSGKSLATYNTSNSRGINWENVATYQREFGQHAFTVTGIASYLGNRADSAAASGVNQLLPSQLFYSLGSATEEIKIRSAYSQNNLVSFAGRLNYAFRDRYLLTVTARKDGSSKLAVGNKWTFFPSAALAWRIVDEPFMQGIKGLTDLKLRTSYGVAGNDPSGPYATQTTLTRIAFGYDEVSYPAYTFSRSVGNPDLGWELSYTKDIGLDVGIFNGRLAGSIDYYDTRTRDLLLNRGLPPTTGVTTVKQNIGRTRNRGLEVSLTSTNIKAKDLTWTSTLTFTRNKEEITELVTNGNDVGNGWFIGQPIRVYYDYEKLGIWQTNEADQAAKIQPTQVPGEIKVKDQNGDGKIDAINDRIILGNPRPKWSGGLDNTLRYKGFDLNFFIYARIGQMINSDRSARFDYQGIGNSTAGLDYWTPENPTNAYPRPNKNGGGKYLSTLAYQNGSFGRIRNVTLGYNFSKTLLPKAISGVRVYVTGKNLYTFTKLNYDPERGGGESFPMTKLYVVGLNATF
- a CDS encoding cupin domain-containing protein codes for the protein MKRTIFNPIQQDTLTFVQTAAETAGQLSELGITMLPGGGNALHYHTTYTETFTAITGTLGLELEKKRKLLLTPGESYVIKLGEVHRFFNPGDTPITFRNVVLLGHEGFENTLRILYGLAADGLYNEKGLPKSIMHLAVCAIMSDTRLPGLGNLLTPVFRLLASFARWQGIEAQLLDRYCR
- a CDS encoding proline iminopeptidase-family hydrolase translates to MKSLPILRSIGAVVGSATLLAACQANPTTSSNASATSSYFTSRTTGVQTGGVQLVPITTPKGTFNVWTKRFGNNPKMKVLLLNGGPGATHEYFECLENFLPAEGIEFIYYDQLGCGNSDNPKDTAMWSLPRYVEEMEQVRKALNLTNDNFYLLGHSWGGILAAEYAFKYQQNLKGLIISNMMMSGPAYGKYAHEVLAKQMKPEVLAEIRQLEAKKDFANPRYMELLLPNFYQQHICRLPLALWPEPLNRSLGKINQSLYVTMQVPSEFGLAGKLTHWDRSRDLARLTMPVLSIGGKYDTMDPEHMAWIATQVKQGNSLICPNGSHMSLYDDQQTYMAGLIKYLKAVDDGSFQPGTKL
- a CDS encoding glycosyl hydrolase, whose translation is MSYAAAAQQDSLSLAFKQPTANAKPMIWWFWGESTITEHGITKDLEALKSAGFGGVVLYEQVFKDDPDALKSLSPEWLSRVRFAAAECARLGMRLEINSSNGYVAGGPWITPELGMQRLVASETTVAGGRHLALQLEQPPTKLNYYKDVAVLAFPALKGQLLPAPVITSSPKVDDLAAMFNTAAPVRVRVKPAAGGKPTYIKLDYGSPVEVRSITYALRPSSKAYIIATQVPGNWSKDFYGENMKPILPIGELESSADSLHWEKIKQLPGRGYQFENWDRQTLAFKPVKARYFRLNLHDWGYNDRAKDADLLIGSVRLQGTAKIDQWEKKSGNTNDFPDPDLTPNYQAGEVIDPRKIVDLTHLIDATGHLEWTAPAGRWTIMRFGHTPTGVKTKHGRPEGLGLECDKLSAKATTVQFEHYVGTILKEVQRVPGAKVAGVNMDSAEHGTQNWTEDFAEQFRKLCGYDLRSYLPTMAGYVVDNPQVSERFLFDVRRTIANLMSDQYYGTFQQLCHANGMTFMAQAPGNATCMPSDNIRAKGRTDIPMAEFWMPEKEGSIECKEASSSAHIYGKSTVAAESFTGSKADVTLAQMKPLADAALAQGINRFVVLAYMHQPWDERKPGVTEDRFYLPYQRHNTWWQESTGFWNTLARSSQMMQTGKPVIDILYHLGNDTPLKIATARMRPVPPVGYDYDVCSDEILLRTTVKNGRIQLPSGMTYRLLILAGGKQLTLASLRHIHDLVKQGATILGQAKVNGSSSLADGKAADLQVRTITNTLWGAGNAKNGQTNLGAGRFIWGVSPAEALKRMQVLPDFEVASSAHADSILFNHRKAGQDEIYFIVNHAQQPLAFEGVFRTENLHPQLWNPEDGAMVGVKHYQEAKGQTTIPLRLESHESVFVVFRTKAVPAVEQPRLVEALPVWKDLSSDWLLRFTPGLGAPKEVSLSKLTSWTSAADSGVRHYAGTATYSRKFEVTSKPPGRIMLDLGSVKEVATIKVNGVPCAPIWKKPYAVDITEMIKQGNNDLEVAVTNTWANRLIGDAGLPLDKRISWATFNPYNPEDPLIASGLLGPVVLKTE
- a CDS encoding RagB/SusD family nutrient uptake outer membrane protein, whose amino-acid sequence is MKAFFTKKGVLTLSLLALFSCDKTLEEYNPSGLTADTVYTTPEGFETLVNAAYSYQRWWYGKEEAHNIAEMGTDIWTSASGDTDRGLSQYLNLQGTNTYLATEWRELYAAVNLCNGGLGRIDKAGLSATLRPIREGELRFLRAFYYWHIVETWGGVHFTTEETSGVVSTANRTPESTFYDLIISDLQTAVNQLPATQPQYGKVTKGAAQAFLARIYLTRGMNQEALAMAKAVLANTAYKLEPNYADLWKMSNLKTKEAVYVVDYSANLALDDLANTTFNPYGHSRGGNNTHLLYIMKYDDRPGMVRDIPNGRPFNRYMPTRFLLDLYSTNDARYEGSFNEVWYANSTTRPAGMALGDTAVYCTRREVPDAYEATRKYQTVDRSKIYNANGTVKDGLRYPSLTKFMDPTRPSLNEAQSARDVFVIRLAEVYLIAAEAQMKLGNTQSAADYVNVLRTRAAKPGRAAAMQVNASQMTLDFMLDERARELAGEQLRWFDLKRTGKLVDRIKLYSPDNAVNIQSYHLLRPIPQTQLDAVTNKSEFTQNSGYQ
- a CDS encoding glycoside hydrolase family 95 protein, whose translation is MKLWYTKPAANWNEALPIGNGRLAAMVFGQPGRERLQLNEETVWAGEPGNNVVPSVYEGIQGIRKLLFEGKYKEAQDLSNQTFPRKVAPNNNYGMPYQTVGNLLLTFPGHEAATNYYRDLDIQQAVTKVIYQVQGVTYTREMFASLPDQVIVVRLTASKPGSITCQIGMNSPQLNYGVKTEPSKLVLAGVSGGNDNKVGKVKFQAHIVPKVEGGTVTSTDSTLQITGANAATVYISMGTNFKSYKDLSGDEAIKAASYLPTALAHAYPAAKAAHVASYRRYFDRVSLSLGSSDAVNKPTDARLADFAKGNDPALAAMYFQYGRYLLICSSQPGTQAANLQGKWNDKLAPPWDSKYTVNINTEMNYWPAEVTNLSELHQPLFAMLKDLAETGKESASVVYHARGWNMHHNTDLWRITGNVDGGFYGMWPMGGAWLTQHIWQHYLYTGDQAFLREYYPVLKGAALFYVDALQEEPSHKWLVMAPSMSPENTYEPSVGITAGTTMDNQLVFDVFSNALRAAAVLNTDKPFADTLQNMIKRLPPMQIGQYGQLQEWLQDWDDPKSTHRHISHLYGLFPSGQISPYRTPELFEAARVTLAQRGDVSTGWSMGWKVNFWARMLDGNHAYKLLTNQLRLLSGDLVKVSEATGGGTYPNLLDAHPPFQIDGNFGCTSGLTELFVQSYDGAIDILPALPDAWPTGEVKGLVARGGYVVDLAWDKGKVTRLQITSKLGGNCRLRLHSPLKASSKARLTVAQGDNPNPFYQLVVPVQAPLISAKASPQKPQLPTSTLYDMATQAGQTYELTNK